A single Sandaracinaceae bacterium DNA region contains:
- a CDS encoding LIC_13355 family lipoprotein yields MRTTIAWALLLTSLGGCDGGGSTPADAAVAMGDGSAGDATTPRCGDGRTQAGEACDDGNVETGDGCSESCMVESAPATADEIVEATDETGAGFGDPTRATNGVRGGGQMAQSLDVYSISVGGHLVLGWSGRLLVDGPGVDLVVFENAFDYGDGVTFMDPVVVEVSQDGETWVAFPHDYLAEDETVYSPRAPHWRGFAGVTPVSFHAEERPELDLFDPTEAGGDGFDLADVGLPHARYVRLSSAAAHDNPDTGAAFPRDPVSDGPDIDGVAARWLAEAP; encoded by the coding sequence ATGAGAACGACGATCGCGTGGGCGCTGTTGCTCACGAGCTTGGGTGGCTGCGACGGTGGGGGCTCGACGCCCGCCGACGCCGCCGTGGCCATGGGCGACGGGAGCGCGGGCGACGCGACCACGCCGCGCTGCGGAGATGGACGGACGCAGGCGGGTGAGGCCTGCGACGACGGGAACGTCGAGACGGGCGACGGGTGCAGCGAGAGTTGCATGGTCGAGTCTGCTCCGGCGACGGCGGACGAGATCGTCGAGGCGACCGACGAGACGGGGGCGGGCTTCGGCGACCCGACCCGCGCGACGAACGGGGTGCGCGGCGGCGGGCAGATGGCGCAGAGCCTCGACGTCTACTCGATCTCGGTCGGCGGCCACCTCGTGCTCGGCTGGTCGGGGCGCCTCCTCGTGGACGGGCCCGGCGTCGACCTCGTCGTCTTCGAGAACGCGTTCGACTACGGCGACGGAGTCACCTTCATGGACCCGGTGGTGGTCGAGGTCTCCCAGGACGGGGAGACGTGGGTGGCGTTCCCGCACGACTACCTGGCCGAAGACGAGACCGTCTACTCGCCGCGCGCGCCGCACTGGCGCGGCTTCGCGGGGGTGACCCCGGTGTCGTTTCACGCCGAGGAGCGCCCGGAGCTCGACCTGTTCGACCCGACCGAGGCCGGCGGGGACGGCTTCGACCTGGCCGACGTGGGTCTGCCGCACGCCCGCTACGTGCGCTTGAGCTCGGCCGCCGCGCACGACAACCCCGACACGGGCGCCGCCTTCCCGCGGGATCCCGTCAGCGACGGGCCCGACATCGACGGGGTGGCGGCGCGGTGGCTCGCGGAGGCGCCGTGA
- a CDS encoding Kazal-type serine protease inhibitor domain-containing protein — translation MLRLKKNRTGSRTHVSLAMAFACSALMAACGGQVHVGDDDGGVGRDSGATACGRVVCGAGLECCNASCGICAPPGTACTTIACEDPCTTNADCGAGDYCQLTEGACSGDGVCVPRPETCDLGLAPVCGCDGVTYGNACEAAAAGAALLHSGQCSTSECAPQDARGEGACDALVGVAWDGARCRELSGCSCVGADCGVYGAGEVERCERDHAACRSCAPQDARGEGACAAILGVAWDGASCATIGGCECIGADCADLYDDEMACAAAYAHCTTGASCETSRDCAAEEYCHLEDGACVAWSGGMGFGECRPRPGELPCSFDAPPVCGCDGTTYGCASDANQSGTSVAYDGVCDEGPCAPMLARGVGPCFADLGVVWDGEACVNIGGCTCEGPDCDAVYASMAECGAARSGCGGTARACSLTAGLPCGEGEWCDYPDTSPCGVPGEMGVCRPRPDVCPPVIDETCGCDGALYTSPCDANAAGWDTFGRPDPSGMCGAPPPG, via the coding sequence ATGCTTCGACTGAAAAAGAACCGAACCGGGTCTCGAACCCACGTCTCGCTCGCGATGGCCTTCGCGTGCTCCGCGCTGATGGCGGCCTGCGGCGGCCAGGTCCACGTCGGCGACGACGACGGGGGCGTCGGGCGCGACTCGGGCGCCACGGCCTGCGGCCGGGTCGTGTGCGGCGCCGGGCTCGAGTGCTGTAACGCCAGCTGTGGCATCTGCGCCCCGCCGGGCACGGCCTGCACCACCATCGCGTGCGAAGACCCGTGCACCACGAACGCGGACTGCGGCGCGGGCGACTACTGCCAGCTCACCGAAGGCGCCTGCAGCGGCGACGGCGTGTGCGTTCCGCGCCCCGAGACGTGCGACCTCGGCCTCGCGCCCGTCTGCGGCTGTGACGGCGTGACGTACGGCAACGCGTGTGAGGCCGCCGCGGCGGGCGCGGCGCTGTTGCACTCCGGACAGTGCAGCACCTCGGAGTGCGCGCCCCAGGACGCGCGCGGTGAGGGGGCCTGCGACGCGCTCGTCGGGGTGGCGTGGGACGGCGCCCGGTGTCGCGAGCTCTCGGGGTGCAGCTGCGTCGGCGCGGACTGCGGCGTCTATGGCGCCGGTGAGGTCGAGCGCTGCGAGCGTGATCACGCCGCGTGTCGAAGCTGTGCACCCCAGGACGCGCGAGGCGAGGGCGCTTGCGCGGCCATCCTCGGCGTGGCGTGGGACGGCGCGAGCTGCGCGACCATCGGGGGCTGCGAGTGCATCGGAGCCGACTGCGCCGACCTGTACGACGACGAGATGGCCTGCGCGGCCGCCTACGCGCACTGCACGACCGGCGCGTCCTGTGAGACGAGCCGGGACTGCGCGGCGGAAGAGTACTGTCACCTCGAGGACGGCGCGTGCGTGGCGTGGAGCGGGGGCATGGGCTTCGGCGAGTGCCGCCCCCGGCCGGGCGAGCTCCCGTGCTCCTTCGACGCGCCGCCCGTCTGCGGCTGCGACGGAACGACCTACGGCTGCGCGAGCGACGCGAACCAGTCCGGGACGTCGGTGGCCTACGACGGGGTGTGCGACGAGGGGCCGTGCGCTCCCATGCTCGCGCGCGGTGTCGGGCCCTGCTTCGCCGACCTCGGCGTGGTCTGGGACGGTGAGGCGTGCGTCAACATCGGCGGCTGCACCTGTGAGGGGCCGGACTGCGACGCGGTGTACGCCTCGATGGCCGAGTGCGGCGCGGCGCGGAGCGGCTGCGGCGGCACCGCCCGGGCCTGTTCGCTGACGGCCGGGCTTCCGTGCGGCGAGGGCGAGTGGTGCGACTATCCGGACACATCGCCGTGCGGGGTCCCAGGGGAGATGGGGGTCTGTCGCCCTCGGCCCGACGTGTGCCCCCCCGTGATCGACGAGACGTGCGGCTGCGACGGCGCCCTCTACACGAGCCCCTGCGACGCCAACGCCGCGGGCTGGGACACCTTCGGCCGCCCGGATCCGAGCGGGATGTGTGGGGCGCCTCCGCCCGGCTGA